Proteins encoded within one genomic window of Cydia pomonella isolate Wapato2018A chromosome 12, ilCydPomo1, whole genome shotgun sequence:
- the LOC133523289 gene encoding protein virilizer, with amino-acid sequence MAAIDQPDLLFFDTFSHDTSEELNLDLVQFPKSVYVREIRIIPLGARVEGDFPGGVRLGATNPTKFHIDFFVNDLSKPGASTFEALGSLDYCQNGQIHMECGSNLDQPRIPTDGLVLRGWYTTITLAVYGNLSQVIPETPVGVNPPSVQRPSIPREVPTVSNVPPQDWNPEASNPIPTYTGSAAANPDAYGPNYPPENYDNPYRTDYYDNEPPKDPRTYHMDDDWEKDRRGMSLDREGDRLRRSPRSVDLDRDRREGRSRRRSLDRGRSRDSSRHRDRSRDLDRMDRLHSRSRSREREYVVKGEYRPLSRSRSRSIDRDRLRGTSNDRDWDRGSYKKDDYRRHRDSSYDRSRGGSYDKRSGSYDRRSPYDKRAPSYERKLSYEKRGPSYEKRQSPRASSYERRAPSFEKQAPYDKKRHSPYRIRTSSYGSRSPSRDDPRKRPRTPPGESSRRPLSPREGDTSSPINSIRSEETGDYDRSGKQIPRVDFYHPTYRHKNPIRSPSEEIENPPYVEPQHSSLVTVQIVDTSAPKVIESPARNPEEDRSMDAEQFEPILSDEDICDDLEAPYMDVDYDVNDYDGIDDIIKYFNPFKNDWKKYQHVNAVHKLANEIKDVMTASFDELCDASADLFKMSEMAKAGTKREQKFFSNTFTEIDNTAKEEWVHQCEQLTIALSNLCNNTDIILRIFKNSVRMEGSEEFTDIYNLLVTFCRIGLNFEYALSQNVATYKIRHMKCGIRLAEALFSHRHSEQVIKVFLSAGIDVQMLLLEMYSKEYMALSIRLMILKALNACLSSKVAIEHFMQEAVYPKFSKNESDSDNKPMNGYQALIAIMQTNPLARIKFSISALIKKQNIYELLEKLHDLVLNFNKNAAESNQTEDAELSESDTDFIVNSLEEVLYMYRSQCFHISQPKRFLPVSAQFEISKDCSNETLLEFFNMHYILEVCLYLLTCPTTCNNLVVISPIHDLIYELVHSQNGLNFLYRNMEMSELLFKTLAQPYGQNTDEFIYPHDLSNYTDLQILGLELAYRLKALYYLESICDLQAGKVDENELIDRLQSLYCLSFGSIGRTAVPDVIAMGDNAECLMEVFEKELKSKRSDSLSKQKSPAKGYAIELIVSAVRYSASVPFLKKYGNRLVNVSKEHDRFEPSVSSVLQEVIPYLKPVEKTNLLTGEDMGECVEILKTTLEQVPDLPGELMTCLRILRHFCISDYESNVSIASESATDEYVELKYKYNVLQLFSLDGVALLVGVLDRLAVHFDQPSMHTAFFASVRGLQLAQILLPCLRLLDEMLARVVRCRGSRFRDLTAAPMLLKTYGIAKAFPVGSVGYRTATKASEAAVKALLAYAQPIADNAKDGDSIRRGPWTSLCSEVISYITTAPYTFVPGLLVFSELLPLPLPMQTKTPPTERELADASNERRLWSAHLHALSNDLTDMIQIICMSTYRPVVHMLRRVCVQIADLAPNTAATVARAAVGAVMRELKPGEPATASSARVMGFLACLVSHAPVKCAVLHAMNSGGPKATDVQTALCGVLSLANASNEHAAAQEFAAHALAAFCDVEVTLTPMHASTDILLANSLPGKEALAAFLDASADCLESSTKTCSVSLAVLRAYFVLTEHQYGFLQFRKFVTKRREALGKFFRWVLEGPGEDKAECLSLYFDLIRMLKAEEGDGPLGRKGVLTDEEVADMVGYTANEEDHPALTLEKTLKERSQDEDVSIASLITSCLHKLKPSEETPEVPETVLPAPETLVAQFAARTIYAIGEASDERLTSSYWLNLPSVGGEEDVNDNELVCVDIMEIARSCVGAGTDVAGAVRRLAGCRAQPAPAREPRPPVALSRVRPEGADAFRSRPPNTSRPPSLHVDDFTALHPPYGKPQARGMRRGAAPDRGRFASAAPVHPGHAGHAGHAGHAGHGGHAGHPPHAGHAPHQAPAHYRHLRGRGAWELGASHFGHFPPAQYMMSSMGWGGARMQRGPRHRAFLR; translated from the exons ATGGCTGCAATCGATCAACCGGACCTTTTATTCTTCGATACTTTCTCCCACGACACGAGCGAG gaACTGAATCTAGATCTAGTGCAGTTTCCAAAGTCCGTTTATGTGAGAGAAATACGTATTATTCCTTTGGGGGCTCGTGTGGAAGGCGATTTTCCTGGAGGTGTCCGCTTGGGAGCAACGAATCCAACAAAATTTCATATAGATTTCTTCGTGAATGACTTGAGCAAGCCTGGAGCATCGACTTTTGAAGCGCTCGGGAGCTTGGACTACTGTCAGAATGGACAGATTCATATGGAGTGTGGGTCAAACTTGGACCAACCTAGGATACCCACTGATGGACTTGTTCTTAgag GTTGGTATACAACCATCACTCTGGCAGTTTATGGGAACCTGAGCCAAGTGATTCCGGAAACCCCAGTTGGAGTGAACCCACCTTCAGTCCAGAGACCATCCATCCCCCGCGAAGTACCTACAGTGTCCAACGTACCTCCACAGGATTGGAACCCGGAGGCTTCTAATCCCATACCAACCTACACTGGCTCCGCTGCTGCTAATCCTGATGCCTATGGACCTAATTATCCTCCGGAGAACTATGATAATCCCTACCGGACAGACTACTATGACAATGAACCTCCAAAGGACCCAAGAACCTATCACATGGATGATGATTGGGAAAAGGACCGTCGGGGCATGAGCCTTGATCGTGAGGGAGATAGATTGCGGCGAAGTCCCCGATCCGTAGACTTAGACAGGGATAGAAGAGAAGGCAGAAGTCGTAGAAGATCTCTTGATAGAGGCCGAAGTCGGGATTCATCGAGACATCGCGATAGAAGCCGGGATTTGGATAGAATGGATAGACTCCATTCGAGATCTAGAAGTCGGGAGAGAGAGTATGTTGTGAAAGGGGAATATCGACCACTCAGCAGGTCTAGGTCTCGAAGCATCGATAGGGACAGACTGCGCGGAACCTCTAACGATCGCGACTGGGACAGAGGTTCTTATAAAAAAGACGACTATAGACGTCACAGAGATTCCTCGTACGACCGATCGCGCGGCGGATCCTATGATAAGCGCTCTGGTTCTTACGACAGACGATCGCCTTATGACAAAAGAGCTCCTTCCTACGAAAGGAAATTGTCTTACGAAAAACGTGGCCCGTCTTATGAAAAAAGGCAATCACCTAGAGCTTCGTCTTATGAGCGCAGAGCACCGTCTTTCGAGAAGCAAGCACCTTATGATAAGAAGAGACATTCACCATACAGAATTAGAACTTCGAGCTATGGCAGTCGGTCCCCTAGTCGAGACGATCCTAGAAAACGACCCAGGACTCCCCCTGGAGAAAGCAGTAGAAGACCATTATCACCTAGAGAAGGAGATACCTCTAGTCCCATTAATTCAATCAGGTCTGAAGAAACTGGGGACTATGACAGGAGCGGCAAGCAAATCCCAAGAGTTGACTTTTATCATCCAACCTACAGACATAAGAATCCGATCAGGAGTCCTTCCGAAGAAATCGAAAACCCTCCATATGTTGAACCTCAGCATTCTAGTTTAGTTACTGTTCAGATAGTGGATACCTCGGCACCTAAGGTTATTGAATCTCCCGCGCGGAATCCTGAGGAAGATCGCTCGATGGATGCAGAGCAGTTTGAACCAATTCTCTCTGACGAAGACATTTGTGATGACTTAGAAGCGCCATACATGGACGTTGACTATGATGTGAACGACTATGATGGTATtgatgatataataaaatatttcaacccATTCAAGAATGATTGGAAGAAATACCAGCATGTGAATGCCGTTCATAAACTTGCTAATGAGATTAAAGATGTAATGACAGCCAGTTTTGACGAGCTCTGCGATGCCAGTGCTGATCTTTTCAAGATGTCAGAAATGGCTAAAGCGGGAACCAAGAGGGAGCAGAAATTCTTCTCAAATACGTTTACTGAAATCGATAATACGGCAAAAGAAGAATGGGTTCATCAGTGCGAACAACTGACTATAGCTTTATCTAATCTTTGCAATAATACAGATATTATATTGAGGATTTTCAAGAACAGCGTCCGCATGGAAGGGTCTGAAGAATTTACAGATATCTACAACCTTCTAGTGACTTTCTGCCGCATAGGCCTGAATTTTGAGTACGCATTGTCACAGAATGTAGCTACATACAAGATAAGACACATGAAATGTGGCATCCGTTTAGCCGAAGCTCTGTTTTCACACAGGCACAGTGAGCAAGTTATCAAAGTATTTTTAAGCGCTGGAATAGATGTCCAGATGTTACTTTTAGAAATGTATTCTAAAGAATACATGGCTTTGAGCATACGCCTGATGATCTTAAAGGCGTTAAATGCTTGTTTGTCATCTAAAGTTGCCATTGAGCATTTCATGCAAGAGGCTGTCTATCCGAAATTCAGCAAAAATGAAAGTGATAGTGACAACAAACCTATGAATGGCTATCAGGCACTTATTGCTATTATGCAAACAAATCCTTTGGCAAGAATTAAGTTTTCTATCAGTGCTTTGATTAAAAAGCAGAATATATATGAATTATTAGAGAAATTACATGATTTAGTATTGAATTTCAATAAGAATGCTGCAGAAAGTAACCAAACGGAAGATGCAGAATTATCGGAAAGTGACACCGACTTCATTGTCAACTCCTTAGAGGAAGTATTGTACATGTATCGTTCACAGTGCTTCCATATTTCTCAACCAAAGCGTTTTTTACCTGTTTCTGCTCAATTTGAAATCAGTAAAGACTGTTCCAACGAGACCTTGTTAGAATTTTTCAATATGCATTACATTCTGGAAGTCTGTTTGTACTTACTGACGTGCCCTACCACTTGCAACAACTTGGTCGTCATAAGTCCGATACATGACTTGATATATGAGCTTGTCCATTCACAAAATGGTTTAAATTTCTTATATAGAAACATGGAGATGAGCGAACTACTTTTCAAGACCTTAGCTCAACCTTACGGCCAAAATACAGATGAGTTCATCTATCCCCATGATTTGAGCAACTACACTGATTTACAAATACTTGGTCTTGAACTTGCTTATAGACTCAAGGCGTTATATTATTTGGAGTCCATCTGCGATTTGCAAGCCGGCAAAGTGGATGAAAACGAATTGATAGATAGACTGCAATCTTTATACTGCCTAAGTTTTGGAAGCATCGGTAGAACTGCGGTCCCTGATGTAATCGCTATGGGGGATAACGCGGAATGTCTTATGGAAGTATTTGAGAAAGAATTAAAGAGTAAGAGGAGTGATTCCTTATCTAAACAGAAGTCACCTGCTAAAGGCTATGCAATTGAATTAATAGTATCTGCAGTTCGGTACTCGGCCAGTGTCCCATTTTTGAAGAAATATGGGAATAGACTAGTAAATGTTTCCAAGGAACATGATAGATTTGAACCCAGCGTCTCAAGTGTTCTACAAGAAGTGATTCCCTACTTGAAACCAGTCGAAAAGACCAATCTCCTAACTGGAGAGGACATGGGTGAATGCGTAGAAATACTAAAAACCACGTTGGAACAAGTCCCAGATTTGCCTGGAGAATTAATGACCTGTCTAAGGATTTTACGGCATTTCTGCATTTCGGATTACGAATCGAACGTATCCATCGCCAGCGAATCTGCCACCGATGAATATGTTGAATTAAAATACAAGTATAACGTACTTCAACTGTTTTCTCTAGACGGGGTTGCGTTACTAGTTGGAGTGTTAGATCGTTTGGCAGTTCATTTCGATCAACCAAGTATGCATACGGCATTCTTCGCGTCAGTTAGAGGTCTTCAACTAGCCCAAATTCTCTTGCCCTGCTTGAGGCTTTTGGACGAAATGCTAGCACGAGTTGTCCGCTGCCGCGGCTCAAGATTCCGTGATTTGACCGCCGCTCCCATGTTGCTCAAAACCTATGGAATTGCCAAGGCTTTCCCGGTGGGTTCAGTAGGGTATAGGACTGCGACTAAAGCGTCAGAAGCGGCCGTGAAAGCTTTACTAGCTTACGCTCAACCGATAGCTGACAACGCGAAGGATGGAGACTCAATACGTCGAGGGCCTTGGACTTCTTTATGCTCTGAAGTGATCTCATACATAACTACAGCACCTTATACTTTTGTACCTGGCCTTTTAGTGTTTTCAGAGCTTTTACCTTTACCTCTACCGATGCAGACGAAAACGCCTCCAACAGAAAGGGAATTAGCTGACGCGTCAAATGAAAGGCGCTTATGGTCGGCGCATCTCCATGCTCTATCTAATGATTTGACAGACATGATTCAAATCATTTGCATGTCGACATATAGACCTGTCGTTCATATGTTACGGCGAGTGTGTGTTCAGATAGCTGATTTAGCTCCGAATACAGCGGCTACCGTAGCAAGGGCTGCTGTCGGAGCAGTTATGAGAGAACTTAAACCTGGTGAACCTGCTACGGCCAGTTCTGCACGGGTAATGGGATTCTTAGCTTGCTTAGTATCGCACGCTCCAGTCAAATGTGCGGTGTTACATGCTATGAACAGCGGAGGACCTAAGGCTACCGATGTCCAGACAGCATTATGTGGAGTTTTAAGTCTTGCCAACGCGTCTAATGAGCACGCAGCGGCTCAAGAATTCGCCGCTCACGCTTTAGCGGCCTTTTGCGATGTAGAAGTTACATTAACACCTATGCACGCTTCCACAGATATTCTCCTTGCAAATTCCCTTCCCGGAAAGGAAGCTTTGGCTGCATTCTTGGATGCTTCAGCTGATTGTTTAGAATCCTCGACAAAAACATGTTCAGTGTCCTTAGCAGTTCTTAGAGCGTACTTCGTATTAACCGAGCATCAATACGGGTTTCTGCAGTTCCGAAAATTTGTGACCAAGAGAAGGGAAGCTTTGGGAAAATTCTTCAGATGGGTATTAGAAGGTCCTGGGGAAGATAAGGCGGAGTGCTTGAGTTTGTACTTCGATTTAATAAGGATGTTGAAGGCAGAAGAAGGTGATGGGCCTTTAGGGCGTAAAGGGGTGTTGACGGATGAAGAAGTGGCGGATATGGTGGGGTATACGGCTAATGAGGAAGACCATCCTGCTTTGACGTTGGAGAAAACATTGAAG GAGCGGTCCCAGGACGAAGACGTCTCAATCGCCAGCCTaatcacctcctgtctccacaAACTGAAGCCTTCAGAGGAAACCCCTGAAGTCCCGGAAACCGTCCTACCAGCCCCGGAGACTTTGGTAGCTCAGTTCGCAGCCAGGACTATATATGCTATAGGGGAGGCCAGTGATGAGAGATTAACGTCCAGCTATTGGTTGAATCTGCCTTCTGTTGGCGGGGAAGAGGATGTTAATGATAATGAGTTG GTGTGTGTGGACATAATGGAGATAGCCCGTTCTTGCGTCGGAGCGGGTACCGATGTGGCCGGCGCTGTGCGTCGTCTGGCGGGCTGTCGCGCGCAGCCCGCTCCCGCTAGGGAACCTAGGCCTCCGG TGGCATTATCTCGCGTCCGGCCCGAGGGCGCAGACGCGTTCCGCTCCCGACCACCCAACACGTCCCGCCCGCCGTCGCTGCACGTCGATGATTTCACAGCGCTCCATCCACCGTACGGCAAACCTCAGGCACG CGGcatgcggcgcggcgcggcgccggacCGCGGGCGCTTCGCGTCGGCCGCGCCCGTGCACCCGGGCCACGCGGGCCACGCGGGCCACGCGGGCCACGCGGGCCACGGGGGCCACGCGGGCCACCCGCCGCACGCGGGCCACGCGCCGCACCAGGCGCCCGCGCACTACCGCCACCT TCGCGGTCGCGGCGCCTGGGAGCTGGGCGCGTCTCACTTCGGGCACTTCCCGCCCGCGCAGTATATGATGA GCTCTATGGGCTGGGGCGGAGCGCGCATGCAGCGCGGGCCGCGCCACCGCGCGTTCCTGCGGTAA